The Gemmatimonadota bacterium genomic sequence GCACGGAGGTGACGCGGGGTCCGGGGTTGTTCAAGAGCGTGCAGTACGAGCAGTACGAGCGGCACGTGCTGCACGGGGCTGGCGGTGCTCAGCCTCGGGCGCGCTCGTATTGGCGGGGCCAGGGGCCGGCGACGCCTAACGCCTTCGCCGCGGCGAGCGGCCATCGCGGGTTCCTGAGCAATTCGCGCGCGAGCAGCACCAGGTCGGCATCGCCGTTGGCGATGATCGCCTCGGCCTGGTGCGGATCGGTGATCAGCCCCACCGCCCCGGTGGCGATCCCGGCCTCCTCGCGGATGCGACGGGCGAACGGGACCTGGTAGCCCGGTCCCAGCGCGATCTTCTGCGCCGGTGAGAGGCCCGCGGACGACGTATCGATCAGGTCGACCCCTTGCCCACGGAGTTCGCGGGCCAGCGCGACCGACTCCTCCACCGTCCATCCCCCCTCCACCCAGTCTGTCGCGGACAATCGGACGAAGAGTGGAAACTGCTCCGGCCACACCTCGCGTGTTGCGGCGACCACCTCGTGCAGGAAACGGGTCCGGTTCTCGAACGAGCCGCCGTATGCGTCCGTGCGCTGGTTCGCGAGCGGGGAGAGGAATTCGTGGATGAGGTACCCGTGGGCGGCATGCAGCTCAATGACCTGGAACCCTGCGGCGAGGGCGCGCCGTGCGGCCTCGCGAAAGGCGTCGACGGTCGGGTGGATGCCAGCGGCGTCAAGCGCAGCTGGCATCGGGTAGGTTGGCGAGAAGGCCACGGCGCTCGGTGCGACCGGCGTCCAGCCACCCTCGCTCACCGCGCCGCTCCCTTCCCACGGCCGGTGGGTGCTCGCCTTGCGGCCGGCATGTCCCAGCTGGATCCCCGGCACGGCCCCCTGGGCGCTGACAAATGCGGCAATGCGCTTCCACGCATCGCGCTGGGTGTCGTTCCAGATCCCGGTGCAATGCGGGCTGATCCGTCCGTCGGGGCTGACGGCCGTCGCCTCGGCGATGACCAACCCGGCACCGCCGGTCGCCAGCCCGCCCAGGTGGACGAAGTGCCAGTCGTTCGGCACGCCGTCCGTCGCCGAATACTGGCACATCGGCGAGGCGGCAATGCGATTCCGCAGGGTGACGGAGCGCAGGGTCAGTGGCTCGAACAGCATTCGGCGACGGGTCGGTGGAATCCCCGCTGGGGCGGGGACGGTGGAAGCAGCTCCCCTCAGGGCGTGCCGCGCAGGAGGGGGAGGGCCCGTTGCATGATCGGCGTCAGGGCGGCGGGCACGTCGCGCACGTTGCTGTCCGTGTTGAGCGCCACGACGACCCCCGTCCGGGTCTGCGGGTTCACCCAAAAGAAGGAAAGAAAGCCCGCCTGGCTCCCGGTGTGTCCGATCAGTGGGGTCCCCGCGTGGTCGAGGAGGAAGAAGCCAAGCCCCATCCGGCTCTCCGGGGCGGCGCCCTGACGGATGATCGGCTGCCACATCTCGGTGAGGGTCGCGCGCGACAGGACGGCGTCAAACCGGCGCTGCCGCTCGGTGTCGCCCCCGCTGCTGTTCGTCAGGAAGGCGACGTAGCGGGCGAGGTCATCGAGTGGCGCATTCCATCCACCGTTCGGGATGGTGATCCCCGGGTCGAAGTCGCGACCATTCTCTCGCACGGCCGTGGACTTCGTCGCGCTGTCGCGCACGATCGTGTAGTTGTTGGCGCGGTCGTCCGCGAGATGATACGGCGTGGAGCCGAAGTAGCTGCGGTCGAGCTGGAGGGGCGAGAAGATCTGCTTCTGGATGTACCCCACCCATGGATCGCCACTGATCGACTCAATGATGCGGGCAAGGTAGATGTAGGCCGGGTTTGAGTACCCCCAGCGCGATCCCGGACGGAAGACCAGCTGCTGGTACGGCATCATGGCGACCAGCTGGTCCCAGGTGGTGGGCTCGAACGGCTCCCACGGCTTGCCGTTTCCGTACGGCCAGGTGGGGTTCTGGAAGCCGGAGGTGTGGGCGAGGAGCATGCGCACGGTGATGCTGTCCATCATCCCAAAGGGGTCGTGCATGCGGCGCAGCTCCGGCACCCAGCGGATGACCTTGTCATCGAGCGACAGCTTGCCGCGATCCCGCAGCTGCAGGATGGCGATGGCGGTGAGCGTCTTGGTGATCGATCCGTAGTGAAAGATCGAGCGATCGGTGACGGGGGCGTTCCGCGTCCGGTCCGCGAGTCCGTAGTGGTGCCGGGCGACGATGTGCCCGTCCTTCACGAAGACCGCGCTCCCGCCGACCACGTGACCGGCGCGCGCGAGGCTGTCCATCTGCTTGGCGAACGCCGGCCACCCGGCGGGGCGATCCTGGGCGCGCGAGGGCGTGGGGAGCACGGCGGCGGCGAGGGCGAGGGAGAGGGAGAGGGTCAGTCGCATCGGAAGGGGATCGGTACGGGAAAAGCTACCGTCGGAAGCCGGAAGTCGGAGGTCGGGAGACGGCGCTGCCTGCACGGCAACTGCAG encodes the following:
- a CDS encoding NADH:flavin oxidoreductase/NADH oxidase; protein product: MLFEPLTLRSVTLRNRIAASPMCQYSATDGVPNDWHFVHLGGLATGGAGLVIAEATAVSPDGRISPHCTGIWNDTQRDAWKRIAAFVSAQGAVPGIQLGHAGRKASTHRPWEGSGAVSEGGWTPVAPSAVAFSPTYPMPAALDAAGIHPTVDAFREAARRALAAGFQVIELHAAHGYLIHEFLSPLANQRTDAYGGSFENRTRFLHEVVAATREVWPEQFPLFVRLSATDWVEGGWTVEESVALARELRGQGVDLIDTSSAGLSPAQKIALGPGYQVPFARRIREEAGIATGAVGLITDPHQAEAIIANGDADLVLLARELLRNPRWPLAAAKALGVAGPWPRQYERARG
- a CDS encoding beta-lactamase family protein, producing MRLTLSLSLALAAAVLPTPSRAQDRPAGWPAFAKQMDSLARAGHVVGGSAVFVKDGHIVARHHYGLADRTRNAPVTDRSIFHYGSITKTLTAIAILQLRDRGKLSLDDKVIRWVPELRRMHDPFGMMDSITVRMLLAHTSGFQNPTWPYGNGKPWEPFEPTTWDQLVAMMPYQQLVFRPGSRWGYSNPAYIYLARIIESISGDPWVGYIQKQIFSPLQLDRSYFGSTPYHLADDRANNYTIVRDSATKSTAVRENGRDFDPGITIPNGGWNAPLDDLARYVAFLTNSSGGDTERQRRFDAVLSRATLTEMWQPIIRQGAAPESRMGLGFFLLDHAGTPLIGHTGSQAGFLSFFWVNPQTRTGVVVALNTDSNVRDVPAALTPIMQRALPLLRGTP